The following nucleotide sequence is from Vanessa cardui chromosome 19, ilVanCard2.1, whole genome shotgun sequence.
TATCatttgttaagcaaaaaaagtaaccttatttggagttcaagttttctttataagaaatttcatgaatttcggttcagcgatttggttgCGAAACAGCGACAGATTGACAGTTTCtttcatacttataatattataatatggatTATTTCAGAGTTAAGgcttagtattatataatacataccttAAGATTGAGATCAACTTCATTTGGCAGTGTATCTCTTAAAGCCCTCAAGCCGTGAGCAACTAAATCATTGAGCTCACAATCAAGGAATGAGTTGTAATGTTTCTCTAAGTATGTGCGGGCAGACTGAGATCGTGCTCCAATCGCCATCGCTCTACAGTCAAAGAAGTTCGCCGAAGGGCATGTCTGGTAGATGTGCGGACCTTGATcctgaaaattaattatgaatattttattatataatgtatatatattgtatgtagaTTAAAACACAATTTGTTGCAATGTTAATCAATttacaaccaattaaaatttttttagttCTATTTTGCTTTGAAGCATAACCTGCTTTTTTTTAGGTTCTTaggttttaatattcaaattataataaatataatggatTATGATCCATTaaactatatacatttttttaacattcacaCTTACATCATATCCTGCCACCAATAGACCAACACCTAGGGGTCTTTTGTCATATCTCTGAGTGCAGATCTGCATTTTATTGCCAACTAAAGCAATAAGTCTGCCAACTGGCATAGGGGAGTCATGCGCATAGCGATAATTGAGACACTCAGTACGCATGAAACGGctgtaatgaaaatgaaattgatttcaataatattacatttttattcaataaagaaatctgtacatttttttcaatgtaaGCTTGTGATTGATTATGTACTATGAATCAATGACATAAAAGCAACTGTTTCAAATAGAAATATGCagtaaaagatttaaattattagtaatacaGAAAATGATTCATATTTGGTGAAAATAACTTCAGAATAGAGTtttctaaaacattttagtttctATAAAGTTGGAAATAAGTTATGCACAAAATGCACTATGCACATTTTCTTAGACCAtttcaagattaaaaaaaacaactacatatttaaattacctTAACATTCTGGCATCTGCTGTTAATCCAGAAATGGAAATGCCAATATGCTCATCAATTGGGATAATCTTTTTTTGATAAGCCGACAACTCACTGACTGCCCTCTTAAGAGCTATCAGTACTGCAAACTGCTTGTTTTTCAGGCCAACAGTAGCCGAACCCAACTTCACTGCTTCCATAGCGTATTCTACTTGATGAAGGCGGCCTTGAGGACTCCATACTGTGACATCACTGTCATACTGATTACGGAActgtaatgcaaatttaatgaaatttaacacCATCATATCAAAAcacattgataattaattaagggatataaattaaaagatacaaGTTTATATCCATGGTGAGTAAGCCTGGACTTAGTATAGGTTGATGCACAGGCAGGATATGtagaaattgtatttttattgatataaacacTGCAATTAAAATGATGGAAAATAGTAACTATTGAGTtacttgccagttcttctcagccATTATTTTGCAAAGCAGTATTAGCTTTACATTAAATTCTAATACTATGATATGACATTTCAAAATTGCTTTAagaattgatttgaataaaaaaataaaaaatctaagtcATAAACATGATACTATGTTCATAGAACGTTTTATACAAATTCACATCTACaaagaaaacttttttataaatatatctctaaatgaaaataaattttaaggttatttgcaaaattacaaaaacacttGTCGTTCGATTAACCTCTTAGTTAATACGcctatgaaaatataataatagaaataagaTTTGTTTTACTATTACTTTCGATATGTTATCCAATAGTTCTTTGAATTGTATGAAAATGACAATGCATATTTGaacaatatttactataaaaatacagtttaatCAGTATTTAGAATCAgtcgttaataatattattgtttgttttataaacttaccatgttttaatcttttataaatgcgagtgttttttaaattacaccGATCCGGCACTTTCTATAGTAGTTTTAAATTCGATGAGACGCGACAAAAGATGACTATTAGAATGTCATAATGACATATTTTGTCTATGAAAATCTCAAGTCTATATATAGTAATTGTCCATTGACATTCATGCAGAAACAATTTTCTGAATGAGAATTACTGTTACAATGACAATAATCAAATTTTAGTTAAACTTAAA
It contains:
- the LOC124537871 gene encoding proteasome subunit alpha type-1, with translation MFRNQYDSDVTVWSPQGRLHQVEYAMEAVKLGSATVGLKNKQFAVLIALKRAVSELSAYQKKIIPIDEHIGISISGLTADARMLSRFMRTECLNYRYAHDSPMPVGRLIALVGNKMQICTQRYDKRPLGVGLLVAGYDDQGPHIYQTCPSANFFDCRAMAIGARSQSARTYLEKHYNSFLDCELNDLVAHGLRALRDTLPNEVDLNLKNVSIAIVGPKTALHVCEEAELTRYLSLVEGEERRGGGAATGDGAPPSDAGDEPQAQVAMDTE